In a genomic window of Acipenser ruthenus chromosome 41, fAciRut3.2 maternal haplotype, whole genome shotgun sequence:
- the LOC117433886 gene encoding uncharacterized protein LOC117433886 isoform X3 — MKNLQASCLCFLLLGWRAGCGFLQYSSLGETVTLPCAGFQKYEDSFIHWTFSQRYETSSELASGGKITVKQPERAARLEVLPDSSLRIHHLHTEDAGRYDCEQYVNGDFYPGGAIVFLTLLTITAVPGADLMRGIDLALQCTLVCNGGIADCRSVPDNVKLTWVDDKGTALQGDRFKITSYRKHSTLSLKLQKSDHNRRWRCDLTEGGAVKALYSYTTTLTGEDVYSTVGGFIHFPCANTAQPEAGQQLIWSFQRSGTKSWKTLFTFRPSGNVLTNAEEVDKNRLAMAVNTSLLIRSVQTADSGLYRCSQHKDSNLQKHLQVLALNVLSGSADRISPLQAGSNATLTCSLTCGFVCPPAKLLWSDSNGSSLQGGAREGFLIRSNITSSQLFVTGLQSSEQIRCSVEEEGKQRVYLQYLIQVTAPDNHVQVEYLTKESVSEIPAQVTGGAGENYSSIQFNNEGRGPERRQVPAEENNGIIYSAIK; from the exons gTTTCTTGCAGTACTCGTCTCTGGGAGAGACTGTTACCCTGCCTTGTGCAGGATTCCAGAAATATGAAGACTCATTCATTCATTGGACCTTTAGTCAAAGATATGAAACATCTTCGGAGCTGGCCTCGGGTGGGAAGATTACAGTCAAACAGCCAGAGAGAGCTGCAAGACTGGAGGTGCTGCCTGACTCGTCTCTGCGGATACACCACCTGCACACAGAGGATGCGGGCCGGTATGACTGTGAACAATATGTAAATGGGGACTTTTATCCAGGAGGAGCTATTGTTTTTCTGACCCTGCTCACCA TTACAGCTGTCCCAGGTGCAGACTTAATGAGAGGCATCGATTTAGCTCTACAGTGCACCCTGGTGTGTAATGGTGGTATTGCAGACTGCAGGTCAGTTCCTGACAATGTTAAACTGACCTGGGTGGATGATAAAGGCACAGCCCTGCAGGGAGACAGGTTCAAGATCACTTCCTACAGAAAACATTCCACTCTGTCCCTGAAGCTGCAGAAATCAGACCACAACAGGAGATGGAGATGCGACCTAACTGAGGGGGGTGCAGTAAAGGCTTTGTATAGCTACACCACTACACTTACAG GTGAAGATGTGTACTCCACTGTGGGAGGATTCATTCACTTCCCCTGTGCAAATACTGCTCAGCCAGAGGCAGGGCAGCAATTAATTTGGTCCTTTCAGAGATCTGGGACCAAGAGTTGGaagactctattcacattccgaCCCAGTGGGAATGTACTCACCAATGCTGAAGAGGTAGACAAGAACAGACTGGCAATGGCAGTCAATACTTCCTTGCTGATCCGCAGTGTCCAGACAGCAGACAGTGGGCTCTATCGGTGTTCACAGCACAAGGATTCTAACCTTCAGAAACACCTTCAGGTGTTGGCTCTGAACGTACTCTCTG GGAGTGCTGACCGGATTTCACCCTTGCAGGCAGGCTCCAACGCCACCCTGACATGCTCCTTGACCTGTGGGTTTGTATGTCCACCAGCCAAGCTGCTCTGGAGTGACAGTAATGGAAGCAGCCTGCAGGGCGGCGCTAGAGAGGGTTTTCTGATCCGATCGAACATCACTAGCTCCCAGCTGTTTGTCACTGGCCTGCAGAGCTCTGAGCAGATCAggtgcagtgtggaggaggaggggaagcaGAGAGTCTACCTGCAGTATCTCATTCAAGTAACTGCACCAG ATAACCACGTCCAGGTTGAATATTTAACGAAGGAGTCTGTCAGTGAGATTCCTGCTCAGGTTACG GGGGGCGCCGGGGAGAACTACTCCAGCATTCAGTTCAACAACGAGGGAAGAGGACCTGAAAGGAGACAGGTTCCGGCGGAGGAAAACAACGGCATCATTTACTCTGCAATCAAATGA
- the LOC117433886 gene encoding uncharacterized protein LOC117433886 isoform X1, with protein sequence MKNLQASCLCFLLLGWRAGCGFLQYSSLGETVTLPCAGFQKYEDSFIHWTFSQRYETSSELASGGKITVKQPERAARLEVLPDSSLRIHHLHTEDAGRYDCEQYVNGDFYPGGAIVFLTLLTITAVPGADLMRGIDLALQCTLVCNGGIADCRSVPDNVKLTWVDDKGTALQGDRFKITSYRKHSTLSLKLQKSDHNRRWRCDLTEGGAVKALYSYTTTLTGEDVYSTVGGFIHFPCANTAQPEAGQQLIWSFQRSGTKSWKTLFTFRPSGNVLTNAEEVDKNRLAMAVNTSLLIRSVQTADSGLYRCSQHKDSNLQKHLQVLALNVLSGSADRISPLQAGSNATLTCSLTCGFVCPPAKLLWSDSNGSSLQGGAREGFLIRSNITSSQLFVTGLQSSEQIRCSVEEEGKQRVYLQYLIQVTAPENLVLIATASAAAIALLIVLILAVTFCIWKRKRSDSDNHVQVEYLTKESVSEIPAQVTGGAGENYSSIQFNNEGRGPERRQVPAEENNGIIYSAIK encoded by the exons gTTTCTTGCAGTACTCGTCTCTGGGAGAGACTGTTACCCTGCCTTGTGCAGGATTCCAGAAATATGAAGACTCATTCATTCATTGGACCTTTAGTCAAAGATATGAAACATCTTCGGAGCTGGCCTCGGGTGGGAAGATTACAGTCAAACAGCCAGAGAGAGCTGCAAGACTGGAGGTGCTGCCTGACTCGTCTCTGCGGATACACCACCTGCACACAGAGGATGCGGGCCGGTATGACTGTGAACAATATGTAAATGGGGACTTTTATCCAGGAGGAGCTATTGTTTTTCTGACCCTGCTCACCA TTACAGCTGTCCCAGGTGCAGACTTAATGAGAGGCATCGATTTAGCTCTACAGTGCACCCTGGTGTGTAATGGTGGTATTGCAGACTGCAGGTCAGTTCCTGACAATGTTAAACTGACCTGGGTGGATGATAAAGGCACAGCCCTGCAGGGAGACAGGTTCAAGATCACTTCCTACAGAAAACATTCCACTCTGTCCCTGAAGCTGCAGAAATCAGACCACAACAGGAGATGGAGATGCGACCTAACTGAGGGGGGTGCAGTAAAGGCTTTGTATAGCTACACCACTACACTTACAG GTGAAGATGTGTACTCCACTGTGGGAGGATTCATTCACTTCCCCTGTGCAAATACTGCTCAGCCAGAGGCAGGGCAGCAATTAATTTGGTCCTTTCAGAGATCTGGGACCAAGAGTTGGaagactctattcacattccgaCCCAGTGGGAATGTACTCACCAATGCTGAAGAGGTAGACAAGAACAGACTGGCAATGGCAGTCAATACTTCCTTGCTGATCCGCAGTGTCCAGACAGCAGACAGTGGGCTCTATCGGTGTTCACAGCACAAGGATTCTAACCTTCAGAAACACCTTCAGGTGTTGGCTCTGAACGTACTCTCTG GGAGTGCTGACCGGATTTCACCCTTGCAGGCAGGCTCCAACGCCACCCTGACATGCTCCTTGACCTGTGGGTTTGTATGTCCACCAGCCAAGCTGCTCTGGAGTGACAGTAATGGAAGCAGCCTGCAGGGCGGCGCTAGAGAGGGTTTTCTGATCCGATCGAACATCACTAGCTCCCAGCTGTTTGTCACTGGCCTGCAGAGCTCTGAGCAGATCAggtgcagtgtggaggaggaggggaagcaGAGAGTCTACCTGCAGTATCTCATTCAAGTAACTGCACCAG AAAATCTGGTATTGATTGCAACAGCTTCAGCAGCGGCCATCGCTCTCCTCATAGTTTTGATCCTCGCAGTTACATTCTGTATTTGGAAGAGGAAGAGATCAGATTCAG ATAACCACGTCCAGGTTGAATATTTAACGAAGGAGTCTGTCAGTGAGATTCCTGCTCAGGTTACG GGGGGCGCCGGGGAGAACTACTCCAGCATTCAGTTCAACAACGAGGGAAGAGGACCTGAAAGGAGACAGGTTCCGGCGGAGGAAAACAACGGCATCATTTACTCTGCAATCAAATGA
- the LOC117433886 gene encoding uncharacterized protein LOC117433886 isoform X2, giving the protein MLYINKKKSTVQKCVVTTKGFLQYSSLGETVTLPCAGFQKYEDSFIHWTFSQRYETSSELASGGKITVKQPERAARLEVLPDSSLRIHHLHTEDAGRYDCEQYVNGDFYPGGAIVFLTLLTITAVPGADLMRGIDLALQCTLVCNGGIADCRSVPDNVKLTWVDDKGTALQGDRFKITSYRKHSTLSLKLQKSDHNRRWRCDLTEGGAVKALYSYTTTLTGEDVYSTVGGFIHFPCANTAQPEAGQQLIWSFQRSGTKSWKTLFTFRPSGNVLTNAEEVDKNRLAMAVNTSLLIRSVQTADSGLYRCSQHKDSNLQKHLQVLALNVLSGSADRISPLQAGSNATLTCSLTCGFVCPPAKLLWSDSNGSSLQGGAREGFLIRSNITSSQLFVTGLQSSEQIRCSVEEEGKQRVYLQYLIQVTAPENLVLIATASAAAIALLIVLILAVTFCIWKRKRSDSDNHVQVEYLTKESVSEIPAQVTGGAGENYSSIQFNNEGRGPERRQVPAEENNGIIYSAIK; this is encoded by the exons ATGTtgtatattaacaaaaaaaaatccactgtGCAGAAATGCGTTGTGACAACGAAAG gTTTCTTGCAGTACTCGTCTCTGGGAGAGACTGTTACCCTGCCTTGTGCAGGATTCCAGAAATATGAAGACTCATTCATTCATTGGACCTTTAGTCAAAGATATGAAACATCTTCGGAGCTGGCCTCGGGTGGGAAGATTACAGTCAAACAGCCAGAGAGAGCTGCAAGACTGGAGGTGCTGCCTGACTCGTCTCTGCGGATACACCACCTGCACACAGAGGATGCGGGCCGGTATGACTGTGAACAATATGTAAATGGGGACTTTTATCCAGGAGGAGCTATTGTTTTTCTGACCCTGCTCACCA TTACAGCTGTCCCAGGTGCAGACTTAATGAGAGGCATCGATTTAGCTCTACAGTGCACCCTGGTGTGTAATGGTGGTATTGCAGACTGCAGGTCAGTTCCTGACAATGTTAAACTGACCTGGGTGGATGATAAAGGCACAGCCCTGCAGGGAGACAGGTTCAAGATCACTTCCTACAGAAAACATTCCACTCTGTCCCTGAAGCTGCAGAAATCAGACCACAACAGGAGATGGAGATGCGACCTAACTGAGGGGGGTGCAGTAAAGGCTTTGTATAGCTACACCACTACACTTACAG GTGAAGATGTGTACTCCACTGTGGGAGGATTCATTCACTTCCCCTGTGCAAATACTGCTCAGCCAGAGGCAGGGCAGCAATTAATTTGGTCCTTTCAGAGATCTGGGACCAAGAGTTGGaagactctattcacattccgaCCCAGTGGGAATGTACTCACCAATGCTGAAGAGGTAGACAAGAACAGACTGGCAATGGCAGTCAATACTTCCTTGCTGATCCGCAGTGTCCAGACAGCAGACAGTGGGCTCTATCGGTGTTCACAGCACAAGGATTCTAACCTTCAGAAACACCTTCAGGTGTTGGCTCTGAACGTACTCTCTG GGAGTGCTGACCGGATTTCACCCTTGCAGGCAGGCTCCAACGCCACCCTGACATGCTCCTTGACCTGTGGGTTTGTATGTCCACCAGCCAAGCTGCTCTGGAGTGACAGTAATGGAAGCAGCCTGCAGGGCGGCGCTAGAGAGGGTTTTCTGATCCGATCGAACATCACTAGCTCCCAGCTGTTTGTCACTGGCCTGCAGAGCTCTGAGCAGATCAggtgcagtgtggaggaggaggggaagcaGAGAGTCTACCTGCAGTATCTCATTCAAGTAACTGCACCAG AAAATCTGGTATTGATTGCAACAGCTTCAGCAGCGGCCATCGCTCTCCTCATAGTTTTGATCCTCGCAGTTACATTCTGTATTTGGAAGAGGAAGAGATCAGATTCAG ATAACCACGTCCAGGTTGAATATTTAACGAAGGAGTCTGTCAGTGAGATTCCTGCTCAGGTTACG GGGGGCGCCGGGGAGAACTACTCCAGCATTCAGTTCAACAACGAGGGAAGAGGACCTGAAAGGAGACAGGTTCCGGCGGAGGAAAACAACGGCATCATTTACTCTGCAATCAAATGA